CTGCGCGACGCCGACGTGGTGGTTGCCGCCGCCGGTGTCCCGCACATGATCAAGGCCGCCGATTTGAAGCCCGGTGCCATTGTTCTGGATGTAGGTGTTAGCCGCGTCGATGATGGCAATGGCAAGGCCGTGGTCACGGGGGATGTGGAGCCTGCAGCCGCGGAAGTGGCGAGCTGGATCTCCCCGAACCCAGGTGGTGTAGGCCCCATGACTCGTGCCATGCTCTTGGCCAATGTGGTTGAGGCAGCGGAGCGGTCCTAAGCTTCGTTGGGCTCATCCACCGCGAGTCTGATCGTGGGCTTGTCTGGGTGGCTAAAGCCTGAGGAGGACGACGCGCGGAACTCAGGTTCCGCGCGTCGTCCTCCTTTTGCGTGGGCTGGCTTGGGAGTTATTCAATTGACTCGATGCGTTCGGGACGTCCATCCACCCACGCCAACAGCAGCCGGACATTTTCCGGTAGAGATTCATCGGTGTAAAAGCACGTTACTGGCGGTCCAGCCTCCTTCAAGGAGATTTCATAGAGCTGCCCATCTGGCCATTGCGTGGCTGGTGGTTTGGCGACCTGATCGTGCAAATTGGCGCGTGCAATCTCCCCAGCGAAGGCCTGCGCTGCTGGTTCAGGCAACACTTGGGCGTCCAACTCGGTCTGGGCCACGATGCCGGCAATACCCCCACCCCTGCGGATTGTCAGTTTCATGTTAGAACTTTCACGTCAAAACACCGACTTCTTTCCATGCGTCATGGACAGCATCCCGCTCCGTTGAACTAAACAATGCCCCTGCAACGTCAACAGTGGCTTGGGCTGCCTCTGTGAACTGGGAATTGGCGCGCAGCCGGGTGGTCAGCACGGCGTACCAGATCTTCCCTGCCTTCTCCCACGCATGGCCACCCATTGCCGTGGCGGCCAACGCAAAGGCGTGGTTAGGGATACCAGAATTAATATGGACGCCACCGTTGTCATTGCGGGGGTCGTTATTATCCGGCAGTACAACGTAATCATCCATATGACCGGGTTGGCGATCTCCTTTGTACGCGGTGCCGGGGTGCATCATGGAACGCAGGGCTTTTCCGAGCCCGGGGACCAAAATACCTTCGCCAATGAGCCAGTCGGCTTCGGCGGCTGTTTGCTTGAGGCTGTATTGCTTAACGAGCGAACCAAAAACGTCGGAGAAAGATTCGTTCAACGCACCGGATTGTTCGCTGTAAACCAGCCCCGCAGTCAGCTCTGTGATCCCGTGGGTCAGTTCATGGGCAATCACATCCAGGGACCGGGTCAATCCACCAATCTGGAAAATCCGTCCGCTCCCGTCACCGTAAACCATCTGGGCGCCGTCCCAGAAAGCGTTATCAAACGCCACTCCATAGTGGACGGATGAGATGAGTTCCAGGCCTGCACCATCCAGGGAGTTGCGCTGGAAAACGTCTCGGTAAAATTCGTAGGTGGCGCTACTGCCGTCGTACGCCTGGTTGACAGCGGCATCCTCCACGGGCGGCTGGCCCCAGTCTCGCGCCCGGACACCGGGTAGATACGTGCGGCCCAGCGTTTTGTTGTCATAAACGGTCAAACGGCGCTCGGGAATTACGCCAAAGCCCACCATCTGCCCAATGTTTAGATTGAGCTGGCGGTTCAGCCGCCCCATAACGGCGCGCTGGGAACGGATGGCAGCTGAGGTGGCCAGCGCCCGGACAGCAGCTTCTCGTTGTTCGGGATCCCCATCAACCGCCAACCTCCCCAACATATCGGGTGGAGCAATGCTGCAGTGGGCTCTGAAACGAAGTCCTGACATGTTGATATCCCTTCTTAACACCGTTCAACCATGATGCTCCCGATCATCAAGCGGGGCAAGGGTAGGGCACGTACATATCCCACGGTTGAGGTTGGAGATGATGACTCCCCATCGTCCTCCGGGGTGTCATCATCTCCAACCTCAAGGAGGTAAGGAGGTAAGGAGGTAAGGAGGTAGCGAGAAAAGGAGGAAGGACGGTGGGCTCGGTGGTCAGGGCTTCAACGAGGGAGTGCGAGGACTGCGGGGCGTGGCAGCGGGGGTGGCACAGTTCAGGTTCGTCGGAACAGTGCTGCCTGAACCCGGGACGCCAAGCCCAGCTTTGCCAGCACGCGCGAAACGTGGGTCTTCACCGTGGCTTCCGAGATGCCCAGCTGACGGCCTATACAATAATTTGTTAGTCCGCTGCCCAAGCAGTCAAAGACCTCTCGCTCCCGTCCCGTGAGTAAATCCAAGGCCGGAGGCTCGGTTGAGGCAAGCACGGGCCCACTATTCGCAGACAGGGCGGCAGCAACAATTCGTGCCGTCACTTCCGGGGCTATGACCTGATCACCCTCATGAACACGGCGAATCGCTTCGGTGATAGTTGCAGGTTCGGCCGTCTTGAGCAGAAAACCCGAAGCACCGGCGGCGAGCGCACCAAAGAGGTAAGAATCATGGTCAAAAGTTGTCAGCACCAACACCTTGGACACACCTTCGGCACAAATGTGCCGGGTCGCTTCCACACCGTCCATGACCGGCATACGCAAGTCCATCAGGATAACGTCGGGTCGCAGCGCCCGCGCCATACTCACAGTGAGGGCACCGTCGCCGGCTTCACCCACCACTTCCATATCGGTTGCGGTGTCCACCACCATGCGCATGCCCAACCTGATGGCGGCATGGTCATCCGCCAAGAGGACAGTGACTGGCTGAGCCGGGCTCATACTGCGGCCCCCGATGACAGGTGGGCTTCTGCGGATGCGGAGCTTGCGATCGGCAACCGCAGTTCCACCACCCAATGCCCAGCACGCAAACCTGTTGAGATGGTTCCCCCAGCGTGCGCGGCTCGGAAATGCATGCTGGGAATACCCGTACCTGTTCCAGCATGTGAAGACTCCACCTCTGCAGAACCTGTTTGCGCCGGAGGGACAGGGCAGCGTGGCAAAGGGTTAGACACAAGCAAAACAACCCCTACCTCCGCTGCTGTCCCTGTGGAGCACGCCAATGTGATCGTGACGGGTGTACCGGGCGCGTGCAGGGCGGCGTTGCGCAGGGATTCGGCGCACACGCGGTAGAGAATGGTCTGAAGCTGCAGGGGTAGGTGATCTCCGCCGTCGGGCAGGGAATTTTCATAGGAAATCATGGTCCCGGATAAATGATGCTGCTCCACCAGGGAAATCACGTCAGCTGCGCGTCCGGCCGTCTCATCCAGTGCGCCTGTATGCAGGAGCCGGATCATCCCATTGAGTTCATCCAGAGCCGCCACGCTTTCGGAGCGAATTTGGGAGAGGATTTTCGTTGCCTGCCACTTTTCCTGCAGTAATCCTGTGTGCAATGCCGCACCGGATTGGAGGGCAATGGCTGAGAGCCGCGCGGAAAGAACATCGTGGAGCTCGCGTGCCATGTGTTGGCGCTCGCGCTCAAGGATCAGTTCATGGGTGGTCCTGTCAGCAAGAAAGCGATGCTCCGCTGACGCCCGGACAGCCTCCGCCCGGGCGGACTCACTTTCTGTTAGATGCTGAGCTTTGCGAAGATTTCCAGCCCATTCCATCGGCATAAGCAGCGTCATGACAGCTGCAACCGCTGCCACTACCGTGGCTTCTGCCTCACCGGTCAGGGCCAGGACCAGCAGGGTCACCAGCACTGACAGAGCCACAGCACTTTTACTGGCTGCCGCGGAAACCTTGGGGGAGCCGAACAACACCAGCGAAAAAAACAGTTCAAACACCAGTATCAGGGCTGTTGGCTGGTTGCTCAGCAACAGCATCACGGCAGCAGATCCGCAAAGAATGGCCATCAAGGGTGTGGCGCTCCGGCGCAACACCACTGCCGCACATCCCACGGCAGCAAAGAACACCCAGTTCTGGGACAACCACGGAAAATTGAAATTGAACCCGCCACCCCCGCTCACAGCATTCAAAATCCAAAACACGAGGAAATAGCTGATGGCAAGCCCGAGATCTTCCCTGCGGATGCCCGAAGCCCAAGGCTGAACGCGGGTGTTGAACCACACGCGGGTTGCGGACTTGGGCGGAAGCTGGCTCATACTTCCATCCTGTCCGTAGCCCGCCGCCCGGGCAAGGCAGGCACGCCATGATGATACGAAGGGATGACGCCGTAGTGCATCCGATGGCGGACTCCGGAAGCTGGTTCACTTGGCACGCTGGAACTATGACCATTGCACTATTCGCCCAACTCGCCGTTTTGGCTCTCATTGACAGCACAAGCATTGGCACCTTATTAATTCCATTCTGGCTACTCCTGCGCCCGGATGCGCGCCGGATGGCCCCGCGGATCTTGCTATATCTTGGTGCCTTGGCCGGCTTTTATTTGCTGGTGGGTATTGGCGTGCTTGCTGGGGCAGGCTGGCTCGCCAAGGGGTTGGATGTCGATTCGTTGCTGGCGATCCCACCCATCTTGTGGACCCTCACACTAGGTGGCGGCGCCATGCTGGCCTATGCGCTGTTCTCAGACCTGGGCAGTAAGAGCACGGGTAGTAAAAGCACGGGCAGTAATTCTCAGGAAGCGGTGGCCCAGACCAAATGGGCGAGCCGAATAGCAACAGCGTTGCGGAGCCCAGGGGGGTTGGTGACCCTGGCGTTGATTGCAGGGTTGCTTGAACTGCCCACTATGTTGCCCTACCTGGCGGCGATTGGACTACTCACCAATTCTGATTTGCCGCTTCCCACGGAGCTCGGTGTGCTTGGCATTTATTGTGTGCTCATGCTCATTCCGGCGCTGGTGTTAGTGGCATTACGGGTGGCACTTGGCTCCCATATGGATGCGGGACTTCGCCGTCTCAGCCCCAAACTGGGCAAGTTCGCCAGTGAAACTCTTGTGTGGGTGGTGGGCATTGTGGGGTTCTTGCTACTGCGTGCTGGGCTGGCCGAATTGGCTCCGATGGCCAGCTGGAATCCCTTCAAATAGGGGAGTTGGCGCCCGGTGCTCACCTGGCACGTTCGCCGCTGGTGGAAGGCGGTCCACGGGCACGCCGGTATTTGAGAGAATGGATGCATGACTTCTCTTGGAACCGGCAAAATGTCCAAACCTGGCAAATTCACTGGCGTTGGCACCATTGTGTTGGCGATCGTTTTTTTGGTGGCACTTATCTTCGCCGCCAACAACAGCACCGTGTTGGGTTGGGTCATCGCCGCCATCGCGTTTGGCTGGCTAGCCTTGTCCACTGTGGTCTACATTGGTGTGCACAAAGCCGCCTCCTTTGGTGCCCGACAGGTGGCATTGGCTCAGGCGCAGATGGCCCAGCACAACAGTGAAAGTGCCCAGTCCGACGGCGGCACCCGGCTTGTGTCCCAAGAGGCTGGTTCACGCTCGGCCGAGAAGGCGCGTGAACTCAAGCTGGATCACTCCTTTAAGATCATCAACGTCCAGATCGGTGTGGTCAACGAATACCTTGGTAAGGACTCGGCGATGGTGGCCCGGGCGTTGGAAACAATCGAGATCACAGCCACCAATGCCCGTGGCATGATCAACCCACACTGGGAAGCCCAGGAAGCGAAGATGGATGCGGCCATGCACAAGAAGAACGCCGAACGGGCCGCAACCGCCCAAGGTGGCACTGATGGTGAGGACCCCGTCAGCGGTGTGATTATTGATTAACCCCGGACCGTCCGCCTTTGAGCGCGGTGCCCAGCGCTAAGCCAGCCCAGGGCCAAGCCAGCCCAGCGCTAAACCAGCACAGGGCCGGTTATGAAGCAGGCAAAACACAACCTATGTACACGGATGAGGGGCCCAAGAATTCAGGGTTCCAAGCAGGTAAGGTGGAACAAGTGAGCAACGGTATTGAAAACGGTCGATTGCGGATCGCAAGTGTAAACGTCAATGGCATCCGTGCCGCCTACAGGAACGGCATGGGCCCCTGGCTGGCAGCACGCGATGTGGACATCCTATGCCTGCAGGAAGTACGCGCCCCTGACGCCATCGTTGACGAGTTCCTTAGCGAAGATTGGCACGTGCTGCACGCAGAAGCAGAAGCCAAGGGCCGGGCGGGTGTTTTGATCGCCACCCGGAAAGACGTGCTCGAGCCAGTAGCCACAAGAATCGGCATTGGCGATGACTACTTCGCCACCTCAGGACGTTGGGTTGAGGCCGATTACGTTCTGACGGGTGCCGATGGCACGCCCACAACGCTGAGCGTTGTCAGCGCCTACGTGCACTCAGGCGCCGTCGATACGCCTAAGCAGGTAGATAAATACCGCTTCCTGCACACCATGATTGGTCGTCTGCCCCAGCTAGCCGCAACCAGCGACCATGCACTGGTGGTGGGAGATCTGAACGTTGGGCACAAGACTTTAGATATTAAGAACTGGAAAGGCAACGTCAAAAAATCAGGGTTCCTGCCCGAAGAACGTGCTTACTTTGACAGGTTCCTTGGCGAAGAAATCGGCTGGAAAGATGTGGCTCGCGAACTTGCCGGAGAAGTTGACGGCCCGTACACGTGGTGGTCAAACCGGGGACAGGCCTTCACTAACGACACCGGCTGGCGCATCGACTACCAGATGGCCACACCCGGCCTGGCGGAAAAGGCTCTGACATCAGTGGTTGACAGGGCAGATTCCTACGAAAACCGTTTCTCAGACCATGCCCCACTGGTCGTTGACTACAAGTTCTAAAGGAACCCGGAACCATGAGTGAAATTTCCGTCCGCCCACGCGTACTCTCAGGCATGCAGCCCTCCGGTGACTCATTGCACCTGGGCAATTACCTGGGAGCTCTTGTCAACTGGGTTAAAAGCCAAGATGACTACCAAACGTTGTTCTTCATCCCGGATATGCATGCCATTACGGTGACGCAGGATCCTGGCGAGTTGCGTGCCCGGACCCGCAAGACTGCTGCCCAGTACATCGCCGGTGGCATTGACGTTGAGAAATCAACGCTCTTTGTCCAGTCCCATGTCCCTGAGCACGCCCAGCTTGCATGGGTTCTGAATTGCATTACCGGCTTCGGTGAAGCGTCACGGATGACCCAGTTTAAGGACAAGTCTGCCAAGAGCGGGGCAGAGATGGCCAGCGTTGGCTTGTTTACGTATCCGGTGCTGATGGCGGCAGACATCCTGTTGTACCGCCCAGCTGGCGTTCCCGTGGGGGACGATCAGCGTCAGCACGTTGAATTGGCGCGCGACTTGGCCAAACGTTTCAATCACCGATTTGGTGAGACGTTCGTAGTCCCCGAAGCCTTTATTCAAAAAGAGGGTGCAAGGATTTATGACTTGCAAAATCCGACCTCGAAAATGTCCAAGTCCGCCTCCGGCCCCAATGGACTGATCAATATTCTTGATGATCCTAAAGTTACGGCCAAACGCATCAAGTCAGCTGTGACAGATGATGACACGGTTGTTGCTCATGACCGTGAGAGTAAACCGGGTGTCACGAACCTGTTGGAGATCCTTTCCACGCTGACGCAAAAACCCATAGACACTCTTGTGAACGAGTATGAAGGCAAGATGTACGGGCACCTGAAAGGTGATGTAGCGGAGGCGGTAGTGGCCCGGCTTGAGCCCATCCGGACGCGCACTCTTGAACTCCTGGATGACCCAGGCGAACTTGATGCGCTACTGGCAGTTGGTGCGGCTAAAGCCCGGGAAATCGCCTCCGTGACACTGGCCGATGTGTATGCCAAGGTTGGATTTCTGCCCCCTGTTGGCTCGGTGGGATAACTGTGACTGGCATTGGTAAGGACGAGGAAAGCCCGGCCCCGCCCGCCAATAGTCTGGGAGTAATCATCTCCCTGCCACCGGCGTTGGCGGCCGAGCTCGGCGAAAAGCGGGCTTTCTACGCCGGTGCGGATGCCGCAGTCGTTCCTGCTCATATAACCCTGGTTTCCGGGCAAGCCGCAGATTCTTGGGATGACGCCGCAGCCCACGTGCGCAAGATTGCTGCGGACGGGGCGCCGTTTATGCTTTCGCTTCGCGGTACCGGCACTTTTGAGCCGATCTCACCTGTTGTGTTCCTCAATGTGGCGGAAGGGGCACAGGAATGTGCCGCCTTGCACGAGCAATTGGTGGCCGGTCCGGTGGAGCACCTGCTGAAATTTGGGTTCCACCCGCATTTGACGATCGCTCACGATTTGGACCAGGCCACGCTGGCCCGGGCGAAGTCTGACATGAGCGATTTTTGTGCGGATTTTGAGGTCACAAGTATTGGTCTTTTTGACTATCTTGCCGGTGGTTGGTTTTTGCGCGAGGAGTTGAGTCTTGGCGGAGGAACAAAACCCTAAGACTCAGCGCGAACCGGCCTATTTCCCTGGTAGTGCCGCTCCGGGGGTGAGTGCGAAGAATCCGATGGCCGCTCCGGCTAAACCGCCGCCGAGCCCGCTGAACCGCCAGGGCCTATCGACCTGGGTTGAGTCGAAGCGCGGCGCCTACGTGGAGGCGCGAAAGACTGGCAGTTTCTTTTTGCAGGCGTCCACGTTCATGCATTGGCTTACTGCGTGGGCGGGCGGAAAGTTTCCGGCCCGTGTTTGGTACCTTTACACGCGACGTCGCGGTCCGCTACTGGCAGCAGGCAACGCCTATCTCATGTTTTTCTCTGTTGGTGCCATGCTTGTCGCCGGGTTCGCCATCTTTGGTATTGTCGCCGCCGGCAACGATGTGCTGCGAGACGCAGTCATTAAACTCATTGCCGACACCACCCCGGGATTGATTGACACAGGCAATAACGGATTGTTCACACCGGAACAACTCCTTGGCTCGGGCGCGTTCGGGAAGACCCTTATTATCTCTCTGGCGGCCTTGGCGGTGACTGCCATGAGCTGGATCAATGGCTTACGGGAGGGTATCCGCTCCATTTTGGGGCTCGCCCGGGATAGAACCAACCCTGTGCTTTCCAAGGTCCGAGACGGTGTGACCCTGATTGTGCTGGCTGTGGCGCTAGTACTGACAAGTGGGCTCGGGGTGGTCAGCACAGCCGCCGTTGACACCATCAGTGATGCACTGGGCTGGGGGAGCTTCCTCTCGGGTGCGGCAGCTCAACTAGGTTCAGTTGTTTTGATGTTTGTTTTGGACGTCTCCGTTGCCATGATCATGTTCAGCATTGCCTCACGTGTGCGCATGCCGCGCCGGGTGTTCCTCCTTGCCGCATTATTCTCCGGTGCCGGCGCAACCGTCCTACGGTTCTTTAGCGCCATGCTGCTCAGCGGCGTCACCAACAATGCACTGCTAGCCCCCTTTGCCGTTATTTTGGGCCTTTTTGTCTGGTTCTTCCTCCTGAGTCAGGTGTACTTAATCTCGGCAGCCATCGCGGCAGTCCATGCGGCTGACATAAGACCTCACAGGTCCCACACAGCCCGCCACTGAGCCCGCCCCGCTGAGGTTGGAGATAATGACACCTCTACCCCGCTGAGGTTGGAGATAATGACACCTCTACCGGCCGCAAGGAACCCCGCACATAACTAAAGCGCCGCACCCACGAACGGGGAGCGGCGCTTTAGTTTGGGGCAAATAGCTTAAATCTGACGGGACAGAATAGCCTGTTTGACCTCTGCGATTGCCTGCGTGATCTGAATGCCGCGGGGGCATGCTTCGGTGCAGTTGAAGGTGGTGCGGCAACGCCACACGCCTTCCTTGTCGTTGAGGATTTCCAACCGCATATCACCGGCATCATCGCGTGAATCAAAGATGAAGCGGTGTGCGTTGACAATGGCCGCCGGGCCAAAGTACTGGCCATCGGTCCAGAATACGGGGCATGAAGACGTGCAAGCGGCGCAGAGGATGCACTTGGTGGTGTCGTCGAAACGCTCGCGTTCCTCGGCAGACTGCAGACGCTCCTTGGTGGGGGCGTGGTCGCGGTTGATCAGAAAAGGCATGACCTCGCGGAAGGACTGGAAGAACGGCTCCATGTCCACAATGAGGTCTTTCTCCACTGGCAGGCCCTTGATGGGTTCAACCGTGATGGGCTTGGAAGTATCCAGGTCCTTCAACAGGGTCTTGCAGGCCAGGCGGTTGCGGCCGTTGATGCGCATAGCATCGGAACCGCATACGCCGTGCGCACACGAACGGCGGAAAGACAGCGAACCGTCCTGCTCCCACTTGACCTTGTGCAGGGCATCCAGCACGCGGTCGGTGCCGTACATGGTCATGGTGAATTCTTCCCACTTGGACTCTTCCGAGAATTCGGGGTCGTAGCGGCGCACCTTCAAGGTAACGTCGAATGTGGGGATTTCACCGCCGCCACCAAGGTGTGCGGGCAGCTCAATCTTCGATGCCGGCTCCGGCAGTTCAGCTTCTACGGTGCTCATTAGTACTTCCTCACCATCGGCTGGTAACGCGTGATAACAACAGGCTTAGTTTCCAGCCGGATGCCGGCGATGGATTCTGCGGAACTTTCCACCGTGACGTTTGCATCAAGGTAAGCCATGGAGTGCTTCATGAAATTCTCGTCATCGCGGTCCGGGAAGTCTTCGCGGTAGTGGCCGCCGCGCGACTCCTGGCGGTGCAATGCAGCAACCGTCATGACCTTGGCCAGTTCAAGCAAGAAACCAAGCTCAACAGCCTCAAGAAGATCCAGGTTGAAACGCTTGCCCTTGTCCTGAACTGTGATGCGCGAGTATCGCTCTTCGAAGGTAGCAATGTCTGCAAGCACCTTGTCAATTGACTCGGCTGTGCGGAACACCTGCATATTCGCATCCATGGTGTCCTGGAGTTCCTTGCGGATCATGGCAACTTTTTCGCCGCCGTCGGACACACGTACATGCTCAAGCAAAGCAACTGTGTCAGCTTCCGGGTTCTCCGGCAAGTCAACGAAATCGGCGCCGTTTGCGTATTCTGCTGCGGCTACACCGGCGCGCTTGCCGAACACGTTGATGTCCAGCAGCGAGTTGGTGCCCAGACGGTTTGAACCATGCACGGATACACACGCCACTTCACCTGCTGCATACAGGCCCGGGATGATGGTGTCATTGTCCTGCAGAACCTCGGTGGTGATGTTCGTGGGAACACCGCCCATGGCGTAGTGCGCCGTGGGGAAGACCGGCACTGGCTCGGTATACGGTTCAACACCTAGGTAGGTGCGGGCAAACTCGGTGATATCCGGGAGCTTGGCGTCGATGTGAGCCGGCTCCAAGTGGGTGAGGTCAAGGAGGACGTAGTCCTTGTTTGGACCACAACCGCGGCCCTCACGCACCTCGTTGGCCATGGAGCGGGCCACGATATCGCGTGGGGCCAGGTCCTTGATGGTGGGTGCATAGCGCTCCATGAAGCGCTCACCTTCGGAGTTACGCAGGATTGCACCTTCACCGCGGGCGGCCTCGGAGAGGAGGATGCCCAGGCCTGCAAGACCCGTTGGATGGAACTGGAAGAACTCCATATCCTCCAGGGGGATGCCCTTGCGGAATGCGATGCCCATGCCATCACCGGTTAAGGTATGTGCGTTTGAGGTTGTCTTGAAGACCTTGCCGGCACCGCCGGTAGCCAAGA
This genomic window from Arthrobacter sp. TMP15 contains:
- a CDS encoding YihY/virulence factor BrkB family protein; its protein translation is MAEEQNPKTQREPAYFPGSAAPGVSAKNPMAAPAKPPPSPLNRQGLSTWVESKRGAYVEARKTGSFFLQASTFMHWLTAWAGGKFPARVWYLYTRRRGPLLAAGNAYLMFFSVGAMLVAGFAIFGIVAAGNDVLRDAVIKLIADTTPGLIDTGNNGLFTPEQLLGSGAFGKTLIISLAALAVTAMSWINGLREGIRSILGLARDRTNPVLSKVRDGVTLIVLAVALVLTSGLGVVSTAAVDTISDALGWGSFLSGAAAQLGSVVLMFVLDVSVAMIMFSIASRVRMPRRVFLLAALFSGAGATVLRFFSAMLLSGVTNNALLAPFAVILGLFVWFFLLSQVYLISAAIAAVHAADIRPHRSHTARH
- the trpS gene encoding tryptophan--tRNA ligase; the protein is MSEISVRPRVLSGMQPSGDSLHLGNYLGALVNWVKSQDDYQTLFFIPDMHAITVTQDPGELRARTRKTAAQYIAGGIDVEKSTLFVQSHVPEHAQLAWVLNCITGFGEASRMTQFKDKSAKSGAEMASVGLFTYPVLMAADILLYRPAGVPVGDDQRQHVELARDLAKRFNHRFGETFVVPEAFIQKEGARIYDLQNPTSKMSKSASGPNGLINILDDPKVTAKRIKSAVTDDDTVVAHDRESKPGVTNLLEILSTLTQKPIDTLVNEYEGKMYGHLKGDVAEAVVARLEPIRTRTLELLDDPGELDALLAVGAAKAREIASVTLADVYAKVGFLPPVGSVG
- a CDS encoding protealysin inhibitor emfourin, which produces MKLTIRRGGGIAGIVAQTELDAQVLPEPAAQAFAGEIARANLHDQVAKPPATQWPDGQLYEISLKEAGPPVTCFYTDESLPENVRLLLAWVDGRPERIESIE
- a CDS encoding histidine kinase: MSQLPPKSATRVWFNTRVQPWASGIRREDLGLAISYFLVFWILNAVSGGGGFNFNFPWLSQNWVFFAAVGCAAVVLRRSATPLMAILCGSAAVMLLLSNQPTALILVFELFFSLVLFGSPKVSAAASKSAVALSVLVTLLVLALTGEAEATVVAAVAAVMTLLMPMEWAGNLRKAQHLTESESARAEAVRASAEHRFLADRTTHELILERERQHMARELHDVLSARLSAIALQSGAALHTGLLQEKWQATKILSQIRSESVAALDELNGMIRLLHTGALDETAGRAADVISLVEQHHLSGTMISYENSLPDGGDHLPLQLQTILYRVCAESLRNAALHAPGTPVTITLACSTGTAAEVGVVLLVSNPLPRCPVPPAQTGSAEVESSHAGTGTGIPSMHFRAAHAGGTISTGLRAGHWVVELRLPIASSASAEAHLSSGAAV
- a CDS encoding 2'-5' RNA ligase family protein, with the protein product MTGIGKDEESPAPPANSLGVIISLPPALAAELGEKRAFYAGADAAVVPAHITLVSGQAADSWDDAAAHVRKIAADGAPFMLSLRGTGTFEPISPVVFLNVAEGAQECAALHEQLVAGPVEHLLKFGFHPHLTIAHDLDQATLARAKSDMSDFCADFEVTSIGLFDYLAGGWFLREELSLGGGTKP
- a CDS encoding exodeoxyribonuclease III, with amino-acid sequence MENGRLRIASVNVNGIRAAYRNGMGPWLAARDVDILCLQEVRAPDAIVDEFLSEDWHVLHAEAEAKGRAGVLIATRKDVLEPVATRIGIGDDYFATSGRWVEADYVLTGADGTPTTLSVVSAYVHSGAVDTPKQVDKYRFLHTMIGRLPQLAATSDHALVVGDLNVGHKTLDIKNWKGNVKKSGFLPEERAYFDRFLGEEIGWKDVARELAGEVDGPYTWWSNRGQAFTNDTGWRIDYQMATPGLAEKALTSVVDRADSYENRFSDHAPLVVDYKF
- a CDS encoding succinate dehydrogenase iron-sulfur subunit codes for the protein MSTVEAELPEPASKIELPAHLGGGGEIPTFDVTLKVRRYDPEFSEESKWEEFTMTMYGTDRVLDALHKVKWEQDGSLSFRRSCAHGVCGSDAMRINGRNRLACKTLLKDLDTSKPITVEPIKGLPVEKDLIVDMEPFFQSFREVMPFLINRDHAPTKERLQSAEERERFDDTTKCILCAACTSSCPVFWTDGQYFGPAAIVNAHRFIFDSRDDAGDMRLEILNDKEGVWRCRTTFNCTEACPRGIQITQAIAEVKQAILSRQI
- the sdhA gene encoding succinate dehydrogenase flavoprotein subunit, whose amino-acid sequence is MQVHKYDVVIVGAGGAGMRAAIESGQRAHTAVLTKLYPTRSHTGAAQGGMCAALANVEEDNWEWHTFDTVKGGDYLVDQDAAEVMAKEAIEAVIDLEKMGLPFNRTPEGRIDQRRFGGHTRDHGKAPVRRSCYAADRTGHMILQTLYQNCVKHNVEFYNEYYVLDLLTVDEEATREDGTIYLQKKIAGVVSYDLATGELHIFQAKSVILATGGAGKVFKTTSNAHTLTGDGMGIAFRKGIPLEDMEFFQFHPTGLAGLGILLSEAARGEGAILRNSEGERFMERYAPTIKDLAPRDIVARSMANEVREGRGCGPNKDYVLLDLTHLEPAHIDAKLPDITEFARTYLGVEPYTEPVPVFPTAHYAMGGVPTNITTEVLQDNDTIIPGLYAAGEVACVSVHGSNRLGTNSLLDINVFGKRAGVAAAEYANGADFVDLPENPEADTVALLEHVRVSDGGEKVAMIRKELQDTMDANMQVFRTAESIDKVLADIATFEERYSRITVQDKGKRFNLDLLEAVELGFLLELAKVMTVAALHRQESRGGHYREDFPDRDDENFMKHSMAYLDANVTVESSAESIAGIRLETKPVVITRYQPMVRKY
- a CDS encoding M4 family metallopeptidase; the encoded protein is MSGLRFRAHCSIAPPDMLGRLAVDGDPEQREAAVRALATSAAIRSQRAVMGRLNRQLNLNIGQMVGFGVIPERRLTVYDNKTLGRTYLPGVRARDWGQPPVEDAAVNQAYDGSSATYEFYRDVFQRNSLDGAGLELISSVHYGVAFDNAFWDGAQMVYGDGSGRIFQIGGLTRSLDVIAHELTHGITELTAGLVYSEQSGALNESFSDVFGSLVKQYSLKQTAAEADWLIGEGILVPGLGKALRSMMHPGTAYKGDRQPGHMDDYVVLPDNNDPRNDNGGVHINSGIPNHAFALAATAMGGHAWEKAGKIWYAVLTTRLRANSQFTEAAQATVDVAGALFSSTERDAVHDAWKEVGVLT
- a CDS encoding response regulator transcription factor, which gives rise to MSPAQPVTVLLADDHAAIRLGMRMVVDTATDMEVVGEAGDGALTVSMARALRPDVILMDLRMPVMDGVEATRHICAEGVSKVLVLTTFDHDSYLFGALAAGASGFLLKTAEPATITEAIRRVHEGDQVIAPEVTARIVAAALSANSGPVLASTEPPALDLLTGREREVFDCLGSGLTNYCIGRQLGISEATVKTHVSRVLAKLGLASRVQAALFRRT
- a CDS encoding GAP family protein is translated as MTIALFAQLAVLALIDSTSIGTLLIPFWLLLRPDARRMAPRILLYLGALAGFYLLVGIGVLAGAGWLAKGLDVDSLLAIPPILWTLTLGGGAMLAYALFSDLGSKSTGSKSTGSNSQEAVAQTKWASRIATALRSPGGLVTLALIAGLLELPTMLPYLAAIGLLTNSDLPLPTELGVLGIYCVLMLIPALVLVALRVALGSHMDAGLRRLSPKLGKFASETLVWVVGIVGFLLLRAGLAELAPMASWNPFK